atcgtTACGTTTTTGTTATagcattataaatttttatgaaaatacataaatattttctttcttttttataatgtaatctaatttatttacaacatataaaaattcttttactacacctgatatttattaaaaggtattattgtttgtaataaaatactaCTAAAAgtgttttctataaatttaatttttatgttaatgttatatgaaatatttagtgACTTTGATCAGGTtactattaaaattcattattttacgttttttatttttttttttatatgtcctgtataaagcaaaatattagaggaaattttgcaaaaatttatttctaaggTTTTTCAatagtacaaaaatatttgatataatttatgaaagatATTTCCCATTACTATTAcctattatttgtttttaaaaaataaacttatatttaaatatacatatggtAAAAGAAccagatttttattaatataatcataaaagcatcatacataaaaatagtaaattcgaaataatatttaaatgcttAAATGCAAACATATTTCattgatatataaaatttaaattaattttgcttataatattcaaattgtTTCTACCTCACCAACAACAGCAATAgcttcaatttcaaattttgctCCCTACaataacattttatgtttAATGTTGACAGTTAGATTTTGAATtatatgtagatatttatATGTGTATTACTTCTTACCATTGGTAACTTTCCAACTTGGAATGTAGATCTAGCTGGATAGCTTTCCTTAAAaactaaatgaaaaaaaaaggtgCGTGGATATAAACACCAAATATAACATACACTtatataagtaaaattataaattaaatcttaCATTCTTTGTAGACTTCATTTACATCACTAAACTCATTAATATCTTGTAAGAAAATTGTTGTTTTAACgactgtaaataaatataaagggtaaatattattaatgattaataaaattaattattaatattataatcacTGCTGATAATGTTTATCATATCATATTTCTTGATCGTTTcagaattgaaaaatataaattaacaaattggaaaataaaaaaaatttaaataaatgaaacctTTATCATAATTAGATCCAGCTTCCTTTAAGACATGACCCATATTTATAAGAGCTTGACGAGCTTCTGCAGCAGCACCTCCAGCAACAAGTTTTCCAGTTTTAACATCAACACCAAGAGCTCCAGACAAATATAAAGTATGATCTACAAGTACTGCTTGgctattaaacaaaattagtTACATTGTAATTAGATACTTTTATGTAttgtaattacatatatattctattgcaTTAGGaagattctattttttatctaaataaataagaaatattatgtatataatgtaaaacttgaaaaattctaaataattgagaatatatgttattatagcTTACTTATATGGTCCAATAGGTTTTGGACCTAATGAAgatgatattatttttcttataatctTCTGAGATGCCATCTTTGTGTTCTCTTTCCCAGTTTAGAATACATTCATTACTTGATCTCAACTTAACTGTATATATATCTGTAAATAAGAAgtcatatatcatatatatatatatatatatgacttCTTATTTACAGATATTTGATTTTTGATAAACTTTTAACCTCTTATTACGAGAGATAACGCATCTTGTGTTCAAGAACACAATTCtttcttaatatataattttcagaagaaaattattataatatatttttgaatataactactgtaattaatttttataaatacatacaaaacacaaaaaataatacacatatttctaaatatattttcatatttgtttTGTACATAAAATCATAGCCTGTAtacttaaaagaaaaagttacacctttatataaaattacaataaattgtacagaaatttcaaatttaatttttgtaacttGATAAAGAGtgtattttactaaatttattatgatctacttcataattttatgtagTAATCTTAATCTATATGATAAATAACATAGAATTGggattattaagaaaatttcacaattaaaaatagaaagtactaaaaataaatttatataactttataatgtACCTCTTATCCTAGCTATAACTTTATTATAAGtttagatttttaataaaaaagaaataaataaataatttaatgagCTTAAATATGATCTTGCAAATTATatgtcaaataatttattagttaAATACAGAGCTGTCTGGGTTTTTCTAGTCAAACTTTAAGatatgaaatacaaaaagaaCATTTTACAAGACAAAAATAAGTgcttatatttcattttaaaatattcatcattTCTGTCAATAGGTAACTGACAGTCATTCGTTGTTCTACACAGTTCATTTTGATTTTGATTCATTTCAATAAATCAATCGACTGTTCGTGTGAATTCACTATCTGTATTAACAtctactttatatattttttaatgtgaaattatatgctgcatttttattataacttttaataaatctttaaacgagctatatttatgtaaattttttatttatacccATTCAACATACTGACAAAGTTTAGTTGAAAAAACCTAAAACACTCcatatatttcgaaatattaaaaaaaaaatatatattttttagaaaatgatggataaagtatttattttatgattgtaggctttttttaatacaaaaactaatttcactttttttgTAACTTCTCATGTCATTACaaagttatttataaaacagtTCCATAAAAAAAactagaattttattaaatagaaaatgattttataagaTCCCTgtttatcataaataaaaaagtgataaacaaaattaaaaaaatataaacaaaaataaatttttcttggcattattattaattcgatACACACGTTTATCCTTATTTCTAGATATTTTGATAGATATAAAGTATTACATATAAAGTAGTAAAATGAAAAGCGAAAatcttgtaaattaatttttacttgaTAAATTGATGAAAATGAGGTTTTTACAGCACagtcattttattataatatatttatatttatatatacgtcTTAACAGCATATGTTTTCTATATGAATGGATGTATGCCTGTATAGAGCGTTTACACACTTTTTGCACTCCTTTCTAAGGACAACAAATATTACAGTATACATTATTAATGATAATGTCTATGAATCAAGAATGATTTGTAATGGGCTTACGCAATTTCAATGAGCTGTATTATTACGTCGCCCGCGTCTCTTTCGAGTTCCACCAGAAGGACGATTTGAAGAGGTCCATTGTTCATAAAAACGTTCCGCTTCTAACCATTCTTGATATTTGTACCACCATTCTTCCCACTTTATGTAGTCATCTAAAGTAAGATCTCGTAGATATCCTCTTGCTTTATAATAATCATATCTAACACGAACATCATCCCAACATTCTAGACCTCTTGGACCTTGTGCTAAAAGTGATTCAGGATAATGTCCTGGTGGTGGAGAATCGTATCCCAGTCTTGCAATTCTTTCTTCACCCTCTATTACAACTTTCATCGCATTTTCTCCATCTTTCGTGATGCGCATATTTTCCATGTCCCTACGATCGACACTCCATTGTGCCATTTTACCAAATCTAAGAAAAAGGAACAgttttttgttattataagatctttatctttttcaaatatatgtattgtgTTGTTAAACTgatgttttaaattttacaacataTTAATAGTTAAATCATACCGCTCTGATAATGTCATTTTAGGTGGACCCACATGTGATGTTGTGGAAGAACTATCACTGTCTTCACTAGGTGAGGACTCAGGAGGTGGCCTAATCATTTGAGTTGTTCCATGACTTGAATGAGTTTTTTCTACCTTTACAGGTTTACGCATCTGTACAAGTTTCATAgttatatattgaaatataagagAGATgtataaaaaacgaaaaagattaaaaatgtaGACAgaagtatattaatttaaaaccaGAACTCATAATTAGTTATGAACAAAGTATGTTTTACCAATGGAATCGGATCTGGAACTCTTGGATCTTCTGGGATTCTAGTATGATGTTTTTCTTTACGCCGGACCttggtttctttttctttaattgtcTTATAGTCCTTTTGATGACGTGGTGGAGGCTGTGGTGTGGGCGGGGGTGTACGTGGACGTGGTAAAGGAGGTGATCTTGGTCTAGTACGAGCTGGTATTACTCGTGAACTTGATGGTACTATTTCTTTTGGATGTGCTCGAGCTCGAACTGGTGTGAGTGATCTTGAACGTGAAGGAGAGGGTTGAGCGATACGTCGCCTTTCCTTTGGTGAACAGACACTGCATGATCGATCAGAACAAGTACTTCCTGTGCTTGGACTGCGCGTAGGTCGTCCTCTGGTATGTGATCTATCGCGAGGTGACCGTGGGCTTCTAGTTCGAGGACTACGTGGTCTTGGTATATGGGGACTTCGAGGTCTGGGACTTCTTGGACTTCGAGGATGTCCTCTACTAGGTTCTCCGCTTGCTGTGCCACCGACATATAATTCCTTATATCCACTGTGTCTCCATCTATTTGGATCGCGTTCCTCTACTTCCAAAAGCTTTTTATTCCAATAACTTGACTGAGATTCACGAGCTTTTCGCATTACGCTATCTAATTCTCTCCGTTTTCCTGGATTTTCGCCATGTGGTCTGGGTTGTGATACATTGGTATCCATCCGTAACTTACTAGAACTGCTACCACTACCGCTACCTCCTCTTCGCCTATCATAGTCTCGTGACATTCCTCAAACAAAATGTACTACATTTGACACTTGTAATTACTCCACATGTAAACAACTATCATTTTTACAATTACTTTAAGTATAGTTATTTATATAGGGTGATTCATAAATTCATATCGATATTTCAAGGGTAATACCTATGTACTTTAGTTTGAAAGTTATAAATGATTACAGAAAATGTTTAAAGTATCTGTCTCATGCCTCAACACGTGTTATTGCCTTAATGTTGTCTATATATACAGCTGAAGTATATTTtgcttttgtaaaatttacaaataatttttatttttctgtttctagAAAACATTAATGAAGtagggaaaataaaatattgactGCCTGAAATTCTATCTGATTCATATTGATTAATATTGTTTGTAAGTTTTAACTAATATCAAGGCATGTCTTAGCTatgtatatagtaatgctAAAGCATATATTAACGTGTATTAAGCCATGAGGCTAACatattgaacatttttttaatcaacCATAATTTGAAAACTAAGGATATAGGACATATGTTCATATgacgttttttatttattgtgaTGTGTAGATCCATCTCGTGAAGTACTAGCATGTATTTATGAACACTCTGCATATTTcatgaattttctattcttaaATAGACACATACCTGATagaaatgttataataaaagatataggAGGAGCGAAAAGCTGGTGATCCAAACTCCTGCGAGAGCAGTCAACACGTTAATTTTCAATACATGATAGAATGCCCATAAAGATGATAATACGTTGGACTAATTCGCCATGAGATCGTTAGAAGAACCAGTATCATTCGTCCTTTGGGTCGACTGGCCtatgtaaaaaattctacATGTCACAAATGGGTATCATCTGGAGTGGTGAAGCAGTGGAAAAGTTAGTATATATTCCCGATCAAAAGCGTATATTTTCTctgagaataaaaatttcgcgAAAAATCCATATGTGGTACTGGACATCACCCGTCGCGAGACCTTACCATCGCCACTCTCTGCATGTCCAGAATTGTAGTACGCTTCGATCCACGATCCATAAATGTTGGTCGCGTGGACTTTTCAATGAGTCGAACCAAATTCAGAGATCGCCCTCGAAAGGCGTCGCGCGCGCGTGTCAAGTCGATCGTGTCCAGGTATTTTCGTGTTTTATTAACCGGACCGAACCGCGAATAGGGTATGAAGTTTATCTCGGGCATTACCCGGGTAATGCCATACCGGACGGCACTCACGTAGCCGATTACGATACACGATAAGATTACTCGCGTCAATCGTTACACCGATGGTACACACAGGTGAGAAAATACAATGAACGTCGCGGGTAGGGCTTTTTCGCCCGTTTCTTGACATCGTGAAAGATGTCATCCGCGGAACGTGTCACCTTCTCGGTACGCATCGGAGGATATCTTGTCGCGTCCGATTCGTAGCCACACCGAAACGCGGTAGCACGGAATTTGTGGCTCGAGTAACGGGTACGTCAAGGTCACGTAAAGGCCCGACTGCGCGATTTCGCGACCGGCGAAACTGTATTTTTCGCGACACCATTTCAGATATTACCCGGGTAACACCTTACTGGTGTCGTAACGGAGAACTCAAGAAGATACCTCAAGTATTGGCTTGaggagataaaaagaaaagaaagagagtgTCCGAAACCGGTATATACGCGTATAGCCTCCTTCGCTCCTTTCTTTCGTTAAAAGCGAAGGTCGGCTCTTCTCGCTTTTTCCATTTGCTGGTACACACCTTTgcactatgtatatatatacatatatatatatttgttttaacgTAGCTTCACAAAACTCTTACTCGACAGTATTGAAATAGATCTCTAACTTTTTTTGGTAGCGTTGTCTGCTATTTCGTACCGAAGCGTCAGTGGCATTCATTCGTTCGCACCCGATGGTCACTTTGAAAATCAATTGCCCACCCAGTGAGCGCTACCCGAGGAATTTCACGACATTCACCGGGCTCAAGAACCATTCGAGATAACGACACTCACTTTTCTCACCGCGGCAAATTGCAAACTTGCATTTTCTGGCACGAGAATCGGTGAATCACTTCCGCGTGACGTTTTACGAATGAAGATTGTTTAAAGAAGATTTTCCTTCTAGAGACGCACCAAATGCAAGAGGATGCATTCCAAACGAGATAAGTAACAGATGTCGCTGCAGGAATACGGTTAATCGTAAATTCCTCTCGTTACttataaatgattttttacttttacatttATGTGTATTCATTCTTTTGGAAGTTTgtattgaataaatattatatattttttatttttaccagaatatattttattactttccaCACgaaacagatataaataaataaacgtcgAGAAAAGTCAAGTGAATATGATTCTACTGCGCATGTTGTCTATGCTTTCTATTGGATAATTAATTTACCCATGTGCCAATGGTTTTATATGCCGTAAATTTGTATAGTATCTTTTCGaattaaacgtataaatataaaaatgacaaTTGCAATTGGATTTGAAGGTAGTGCAAATAAGTTAGGCATCGGAATTATTCGAGATCAAGATGTTTTATCAAATGTACGGCATACGTATATTACACCACCGGGCGAAGGTAAACTTAACCTTTCATGTGATTACTTTTGATGATATACAATGGCACACGAAACTATTTCATTTATCACAAAaagcttttataaatatattatgtgtattatacgaaattttttgaaattttgttaacacTGTAATGATACACGACTATCGCaattataatagtaaaattagaaatctATTCATAAATGTAcatagaagttacaagatatttattacaaacataCACTTAAGACGTAATATATAACACAAATAGTAGTGTTAAACATACGATTAATGCTAAAGATGTTGTGACTcactaatatataaaataattgattgCTCAAATACCTTGGCCATTTTTATAAACGATATGcttctaataaatatcttgtaacttttgtatacatttttagatCAGTCTTGAATACCAAGCATGATAATGTTagtgttaataaaattctaaaatgttttgtataatataagcATAGAAAGTTTCTAAGTGTGTTTAAATACTTGCATAATGCATTGTACATAATTCAACAACATACAAAAGTAAGTgacatttattatttgttattatttaaaatgttatacatAAAACGTTTTAAAGTTTGTTTTGAAAAGGATTCCTACCTCGTGAAACTGCACAACATCACAGAGAACATATCctcaatattttacaaaaggcATTGGATGAAGctaaaataacattaaaagATGTGGATGTAGTATGTTATACAAAAGGGCCAGGAATGGGTGCACCGTTAACAGTTGCTGCATTAGTAGCTAGAACTGTTGCTCAGATATATGATAAACCAATGGTTGCAGTAAATCATTGTATTGGTCATATAGAAATGGGGCGATTGATCACAGGAAGTATAAATCCAACTGTTTTATATGTTTCTGGTGGAAATACACAGATTATTGCATACTCTCGACAGAGATATCGTATTTTTGGTGAAACAATAGATATTGCTGTTGGGAACTGTTTAGATCGTTTCGCAAGATTATTAAAGCTATCAAATGATCCTAGTCCTGGTTATAATATAGAACAGTTAGCAAAGAAGTAAGTTATTTTACTAAAGTATGGTTTATttgtttatgtatattaatttcatttattacacataatataatattatatacatagagGGACAAAATTAGCTCCATTACCTTATGTAGTAAAAGGGATGGATGTGTCTTTCTCAGGAATTTTAAGTTACATTGAAGAACATCTTCCCAGTTGGCTTGAGTCGAAAGAATTTACTCCAGAAGATTTATGTTTT
Above is a genomic segment from Bombus fervidus isolate BK054 chromosome 4, iyBomFerv1, whole genome shotgun sequence containing:
- the Uk114 gene encoding reactive intermediate imine deaminase A homolog UK114, whose amino-acid sequence is MASQKIIRKIISSSLGPKPIGPYNQAVLVDHTLYLSGALGVDVKTGKLVAGGAAAEARQALINMGHVLKEAGSNYDKVVKTTIFLQDINEFSDVNEVYKEFFKESYPARSTFQVGKLPMGAKFEIEAIAVVGEVETI
- the LOC139986281 gene encoding uncharacterized protein, producing the protein MSRDYDRRRGGSGSGSSSSKLRMDTNVSQPRPHGENPGKRRELDSVMRKARESQSSYWNKKLLEVEERDPNRWRHSGYKELYVGGTASGEPSRGHPRSPRSPRPRSPHIPRPRSPRTRSPRSPRDRSHTRGRPTRSPSTGSTCSDRSCSVCSPKERRRIAQPSPSRSRSLTPVRARAHPKEIVPSSSRVIPARTRPRSPPLPRPRTPPPTPQPPPRHQKDYKTIKEKETKVRRKEKHHTRIPEDPRVPDPIPLMRKPVKVEKTHSSHGTTQMIRPPPESSPSEDSDSSSTTSHVGPPKMTLSERFGKMAQWSVDRRDMENMRITKDGENAMKVVIEGEERIARLGYDSPPPGHYPESLLAQGPRGLECWDDVRVRYDYYKARGYLRDLTLDDYIKWEEWWYKYQEWLEAERFYEQWTSSNRPSGGTRKRRGRRNNTAH
- the Tcs3 gene encoding probable tRNA N6-adenosine threonylcarbamoyltransferase Tcs3, translating into MTIAIGFEGSANKLGIGIIRDQDVLSNVRHTYITPPGEGFLPRETAQHHREHILNILQKALDEAKITLKDVDVVCYTKGPGMGAPLTVAALVARTVAQIYDKPMVAVNHCIGHIEMGRLITGSINPTVLYVSGGNTQIIAYSRQRYRIFGETIDIAVGNCLDRFARLLKLSNDPSPGYNIEQLAKKGTKLAPLPYVVKGMDVSFSGILSYIEEHLPSWLESKEFTPEDLCFSLQETVFAMLIEITERAMAHVKSLEVLIVGGVGCNERLQEMMKVMCEERNAVLHATDERFCIDNGVMIAVAGLLQYKSQGHTPWIETTCVQRYRTDDVYVSWRE